CACATCGGATTCGCGACAACCACGTCGTGCGTTTGGATCTTTCCCTCAGGTGTGCGGAACTTCGGGTTGATCATTGTGTCGCCGCGCGCGAGCTCGATCTGCATGTCATGAATGATCGCGTTCATCTTCGCGACGGCGTAGCTCTCAGCCTGAAGCTCCTGGGCAGTAAGCTTCAGCGGCACCTTGCTCGTCGGGTCGAATTCGCGGGCCACAAGCTGCAGCTTCACGAGGAGGCCCGCGGAGCCGCACGCGTAGTCATGGCAGCACTCACCGGGTTTCGGCCTCATGATGTGGGCCATCAAGAAGCCAACCTCGGTCGGTGTGAAGAACTCGCCAGCGCTCTGCCCCGAGCCCTCTGCGAACTTTCGCAGCAGGTACTCATAGGCGCGCCCCAAGAAGTCGGGCTGCACGTCAGCGAGGCCGAGACGGTAGCGCGGATCGGAGAAGGTCTCGACAACGCCACGCAGCTTGGCGGGGTTGATGTCGCGCTCACCATTTCGCTCGGCGGCGAAATCGACGACGTCGATGACGCCGGAGAGCGACGGGTTCTGCTTCACTACGGCGCGCACAGCCTTCGTGAGGTGCTCGCCGATGTCGCGAGGCTTCTCCTTAGCTGGCCAAGCGAAGGCCTCGCGTTCGTTGATGACCGCCCAGCGCGCTTCGGCTGGCAGGTAGAAGCGCAGGAGCGAGTGATCGCCCTCGGAGATCTCGAGCGCGGTCTCGCGATCGCCGTACTCCTCTGCGAGGCGATTGATCTCATCGTCGAAGACGTCCGAGAGGCGCTTCAAGAAGAGCAGTGGCAGCAGGTAGTCCTTGAACTTCGCCGCATCCTTCTCGCCACGGATTGAGCAGGCAGCATCCCAGAGCATCTGCTCCATCGGCTTTGTGGTCGGGACGGCTGCGGAGGACTTCCCGCGCCGACGCCTCGTCACCTCCGCGGCCGCACTGGGCGCTTCTCGTGCCGTGGCCCCTTCTACCTCGTCGATGCCGGCCTCCTGGGCGAGCGCAGCGATGACCTCACGGGCAGCCTTCTGAGGCTTGCTCAAGCCGCCTTCCCACCGGTTTACCGTCGCGAAGGACACCCCAAGCCGCTCCGCAAGCTGCTCCTGGGTGAGGTTCAGCCTGGCGCGGATCGATCTCAGGGTCGCCGCCAAGGTGGTTGCATCTGTCATGTTTGCTATAATTGCTATATTGCATCATACTGTCAAGAAGGACTGAGTCTGCTCGCCTGCGCAGCTCCTACCCGCCCTCGCTTATCTTCCCCAACATCGCCCGCTGCTCGGCCCACCTCCCGGCTAGGACACTGCCCGGAGGGGCCGCTCATCCATGGGCTCGGAGCCGTAGACGGTCTCAACCTCCAAGACCGCGTCTTGGAGATCCAGCGCCAGTTTCAACGGGGCGAGGAGTTGCGAGACCTGGGTGCGCGTGATCCCGGGCTTCCGCTCGGTGGCTGCACGGTCGGCGACGAGGCGCCGGTTGATGCATTCCGCAGGTGGCGCGCGAGGGCACGCTGCTGCGAGACTTTGGCAGGCCTGCGCACGGGCTCGGGCCTTGATGGCAGCAGTAGGTCGGCAGGTATGACGCTTGAGCCCTTGCGCAGGAACAGCGATGCCGCAATGACGAGAAATCG
The genomic region above belongs to Myxococcaceae bacterium JPH2 and contains:
- a CDS encoding N-6 DNA methylase, yielding MAATLRSIRARLNLTQEQLAERLGVSFATVNRWEGGLSKPQKAAREVIAALAQEAGIDEVEGATAREAPSAAAEVTRRRRGKSSAAVPTTKPMEQMLWDAACSIRGEKDAAKFKDYLLPLLFLKRLSDVFDDEINRLAEEYGDRETALEISEGDHSLLRFYLPAEARWAVINEREAFAWPAKEKPRDIGEHLTKAVRAVVKQNPSLSGVIDVVDFAAERNGERDINPAKLRGVVETFSDPRYRLGLADVQPDFLGRAYEYLLRKFAEGSGQSAGEFFTPTEVGFLMAHIMRPKPGECCHDYACGSAGLLVKLQLVAREFDPTSKVPLKLTAQELQAESYAVAKMNAIIHDMQIELARGDTMINPKFRTPEGKIQTHDVVVANPMWNQPFAPDVFANDPFERFRTTGGITTGKGDWAWLQHTLACLNEHGRAAVVLDTGAVTRGSGSKNEDKERNIRKWFVDRDLIDGVILLPDNLFYNTTAAGVIIVLNKRKPAARKGRVVLLNASRHFLKGKPKNYLPYESIRGLAASFLKGEPIKGELAVITKQQVVDSDYNLSPSRWAAQSEAASHRRIAELVTAANDLSKKTEELWQTLEPALLRLASVESEP